The DNA window CGATTTGATCGCGAGAGGCGTAAACGCAGAGGACTgtttgaaaaccagaaaaaagggGGCAGGTGAAAAAAGTGCTCGGAATAAGAAAACTGGCAAGAGCTCAGAAAAGAGGAATCGAGATAATGcccaaaacaaaagacagagAACACTGTGTAGCAAACAGGAAACTGAGGGCATTCAAACCAAGAAAGTCTGTAGCAAGGCAGACGTGTGTGTCGCTGTCGGCCGGTGCGTGGGTGACCAGAATGCAGCCCCTGCGGATGCAGGAAGAACTCTGTCACAAGTGTCCAGGGCACAGTCAGACACACCACTAAGGTCAGTGACGGCTCGCTCGCAGAGGGACTTGGAGAGCCGAGCAGAGGCGGAGCGTGTGGAGACGGGTTCTAATGGCGCGTCCTCTGCAACATCTGAGGAGAAAACCAATGGATTGAAAGTAGGGAAGGAGAAAGGTCGAGGGAATCCAGGTAACCAGGATTTAAAATATGACACTGAAACAGATGCGAACGTCTTGCAGCCGTGTGACATGAAAAGCTTCACAGCAGTTAAAGTGCCACCAGGTACTTGTGTGGTTTTGAGCAGAATATTATCCTAACGTTCTGCCGGGGCCTCTCCTAACCGTACAAGCAAAGTATTCTGTTTCGGGTCAAGCTGCTTTGATGCCTGAATCTGTCTCATTTCTTTATCCAACAGCATTTAACTTAATGCAGATTTATTCACCACTGGAACTTACTCTACTGATCTCTTTAGCTGTACAGTGTAAAACAGTGCTCGTTACCTTTGCTGCACTAACTCTTGTATTGTTTTTGCGCGGTTGGTCAGTTTGTTTCATAAAAAAAGCTAGGTTTAGCTTGTTTCATGTGCTCGGATCTGTTTTCTCAGACTGTGGCAAAGTAACAGCTTATcttctgaagatattttttgtaGAGTTAAAGCACAGAAGAGTACTGGAGTGAATCTAAAGCATGTTTATGTTCTGTACACCTGCAAGAAATCCTAGTATTTCCGTCACAACATAAAGTGGAAATGGGGTATGAAACGTGACAGCAAAAtacatggttttttttcaatgctaaagttttatttatttacagaagaGTCTATCCCACGAACACAAGTGGATAGGAGGAAAACAAGTCCatatttttcaagtaaataCAGTAAAGAAGGTATAATATTCTTTAGGGgaatacatctttttttatgGGGGGAGGAGTAGGATGGCTCAAGATCAAGTGATATTATGGAAAATTTCTTCCCATTTTGGACTGGCCATGCTTAGGTGGCATCAGAGAGCTCGGCTTCCTGCACCAGTGCTGATCTTGTCCCGTTTTAAACCTCGGTGGTTTGTATCTTGCAAACAGCCAGTCAGGCTGGACTCGAATGCCTCGGCAGCTCTTTCGGCAgctggggggtgatggggtgaATGGGCTTTGGGGAGGTTCTCTTCAGACCACTGAGGTGTGTCCCCTGTCGGGGGAAGCCCTGTAcctgtggctgctgctctgcatttgGAGAGGAGCGTGGCggtggctggggagggcacCTCTCCTCAGAAAATACTAACATGGAACATGGGGGCACACGCAGGCAGCCTTGGCTCTTGCTGCAGTCTGTGCCGGGGACGCGTAGTCCCTTGCAGTTCTGTAAAATTTTTGGGTGAATTGCCATTGCTCCATCCACATATAGCGCCCCCACAAAGGTTAATCTGctttaaaaggttttatttttaaattattttcatctaAATAGGTAAATCCGTCCTTTATTGCCCAATAAATGTTCCTGTATTGCCTCTGTGTACAGCTCCCAGCCCGCCCAGAAGGAAGGCCTATAGAAAATGGACTCCTCCACGTTCTCCATTTAATTTGGTCCAAGAAACGCTTTTTCATGATCCATGGAAACTTCTCATTGCAACCATTTTTCTCAATAAAACTTCAGGTAAATGGAGTAATACAATTTTATGTAGTATAAATATTGGGGTGATGTTATAGGGTCAGAACAGCTGCCATTTCATAATGGTATTAATGAAGGAATAAATTAACTTGtctcagtgtaaaaaaaaaaaatcccaaacaaaactaaaaaaccacacaaaaaccaCACCCACCTTTAATTTGTAACTCTTGCCTCAGAAGAAGCCCACTTCAGAAAGCATTCGTAGATAATCAGAAAAGAGAATTACCTCCACAGTCTTCTGTTCATGATTTCTCTCACTAGGTAAAATGGCAATTCCTGTGCTCTGGGAGTTCCTTAAGAAGTATCCTTCTCCTGAAATAGCCAGGACTGcagactggaaagaaatgtcAGAGCTGCTCAAACCTCTCGGCCTCTATGAGCTCAGGGCAAAAACGATCATCAAGTTCTCAGGTAGGTTTCCCTGAATGTCTGCGGAACGGCCTAACGCGCTAGCAAGGCCAGCGGCGTTGCTGTCAGACACTGCTCTGCgacttttccttctctttgcaaatattcgtggtggtttgttttatgCAACTTTGGGATATGTTGGTCTTATATATGCAAACCTGCCGGTCCTGTTGTCTTAACTGAGAATGAAATAACACACCTAGTGAGTTCTGCAAGAGACCTTTGTCGGGGAGACTTCTTTGAGCGAAAAGATATCCAAACACCTGCAAGACTGATTTAGTGTTTTGCAGCACTATGATGAGGTGGCTCCGCTCTGTTTCCCATCGGGTGacctccagagggcccttccagccagAATTTTTCTTATGACTCTGATATTTTCTATACTTGGAATGAAAGCATTCCTTGGTGTGTTCTGAGGAGAGATTCAGTTAAAACTCACCCTCAGTGATTTGTTTAAAAGGTGTTTAAGATATACCCTATAGGGATTCATCACCTACTTTCACCAGGAAATAGCTAAAAcctgtgtttttcatttcaaatgttCCAAAGCGGAGATGTGTTACAGCAGCAGAGAATCAGGATTTTGTCCAGAGTCGCTTTCTGcgacctgcctgcctgcaggcagtgaaGCCTGTGACTGTACGTTGCAGATGAGTACCTGAGCAAGCAGTGGAAGTACCCCATCGAGCTGCACGGGATCGGGAAGTACGGGAACGACTCCTACAGAATCTTCTGTGTCAACGAATGGAAGGAGGTGGGTGGTGCGGCCGCGCTGCCAGGGCTTGGTCCACAGCGCGCTGCCGGCAGCAGGGCTCTGTCctttgggggtgttgggctcGTACCTATCAACTCCCttggattaaaataaaaagatagcAAATTTTATATCTTTAGAAGGCTGAATTCCCAGAATGTGCCTTTTACAAGTCCAAACCTGTAATGAATACTTGTcatcttgattatttttttttttctgtcattttccaCTTTCACCATGTTCTTGTTTCCTTGATGTGGGGATGGGAGTCTCTCCCCCGCTCCAGTTAAGAACCGAGTTCCCTACGTTTGCTGCTGGCCAGATCC is part of the Phalacrocorax carbo chromosome 6, bPhaCar2.1, whole genome shotgun sequence genome and encodes:
- the MBD4 gene encoding methyl-CpG-binding domain protein 4 isoform X3 gives rise to the protein MRLRRAGGGSGGGARAHVGGGAAGRHVTETGSMAAATGGLPGRSRDGLAVEAAGSPDPSGGGTDAAAERCPAREGAAAGPCAAPGGWQKASRRRRSGRTAGRIDVYFVSPEGNKIRSKRALAEYFQKTGEATLKVEDFDFTAPHQQSTRSRAKRCSTSAAGTVLEGEEGHSRVRGCSAPSGEGDGIGNIQAGSEHLGGITSTLESDDLIARGVNAEDCLKTRKKGAGEKSARNKKTGKSSEKRNRDNAQNKRQRTLCSKQETEGIQTKKVCSKADVCVAVGRCVGDQNAAPADAGRTLSQVSRAQSDTPLRSVTARSQRDLESRAEAERVETGSNGASSATSEEKTNGLKVGKEKGRGNPGNQDLKYDTETDANVLQPCDMKSFTAVKVPPAPSPPRRKAYRKWTPPRSPFNLVQETLFHDPWKLLIATIFLNKTSGKMAIPVLWEFLKKYPSPEIARTADWKEMSELLKPLGLYELRAKTIIKFSDEYLSKQWKYPIELHGIGKYGNDSYRIFCVNEWKEVQPQDHKLNVYHTWLWENRERLSID
- the MBD4 gene encoding methyl-CpG-binding domain protein 4 isoform X1; amino-acid sequence: MRLRRAGGGSGGGARAHVGGGAAGRHVTETGSMAAATGGLPGRSRDGLAVEAAGSPDPSGGGTDAAAERCPAREGAAAGPCAAPGGWQKASRRRRSGRTAGRIDVYFVSPEGNKIRSKRALAEYFQKTGEATLKVEDFDFTAPHQQSTRSRAKRCSTSAAGTVLEGEEGHSRVRGCSAPSGEGDGIGNIQAGSEHLGGITSTLESDDLIARGVNAEDCLKTRKKGAGEKSARNKKTGKSSEKRNRDNAQNKRQRTLCSKQETEGIQTKKVCSKADVCVAVGRCVGDQNAAPADAGRTLSQVSRAQSDTPLRSVTARSQRDLESRAEAERVETGSNGASSATSEEKTNGLKVGKEKGRGNPGNQDLKYDTETDANVLQPCDMKSFTAVKVPPEESIPRTQVDRRKTSPYFSSKYSKEAPSPPRRKAYRKWTPPRSPFNLVQETLFHDPWKLLIATIFLNKTSGKMAIPVLWEFLKKYPSPEIARTADWKEMSELLKPLGLYELRAKTIIKFSDEYLSKQWKYPIELHGIGKYGNDSYRIFCVNEWKEVQPQDHKLNVYHTWLWENRERLSID
- the MBD4 gene encoding methyl-CpG-binding domain protein 4 isoform X4: MRLRRAGGGSGGGARAHVGGGAAGRHVTETGSMAAATGGLPGRSRDGLAVEAAGSPDPSGGGTDAAAERCPAREGAAAGPCAAPGGWQKASRRRRSGRTAGRIDVYFVSPEGNKIRSKRALAEYFQKTGEATLKVEDFDFTAPHQQSTRSRAKRCSTSAAGTVLEGEEGHSRVRGCSAPSGEGDGIGNIQAGSEHLGGITSTLESDDLIARGVNAEDCLKTRKKGAGEKSARNKKTGKSSEKRNRDNAQNKRQRTLCSKQETEGIQTKKVCSKADVCVAVGRCVGDQNAAPADAGRTLSQVSRAQSDTPLRSVTARSQRDLESRAEAERVETGSNGASSATSEEKTNGLKVGKEKGRGNPEESIPRTQVDRRKTSPYFSSKYSKEAPSPPRRKAYRKWTPPRSPFNLVQETLFHDPWKLLIATIFLNKTSGKMAIPVLWEFLKKYPSPEIARTADWKEMSELLKPLGLYELRAKTIIKFSDEYLSKQWKYPIELHGIGKYGNDSYRIFCVNEWKEVQPQDHKLNVYHTWLWENRERLSID
- the MBD4 gene encoding methyl-CpG-binding domain protein 4 isoform X5 gives rise to the protein MRLRRAGGGSGGGARAHVGGGAAGRHVTETGSMAAATGGLPGRSRDGLAVEAAGSPDPSGGGTDAAAERCPAREGAAAGPCAAPGGWQKASRRRRSGRTAGRIDVYFVSPEGNKIRSKRALAEYFQKTGEATLKVEDFDFTAPHQQSTRSRAKRCSTSAAGTVLEGEEGHSRVRGCSAPSGEGDGIGNIQAGSEHLGGITSTLESDDLIARGVNAEDCLKTRKKGAGEKSARNKKTGKSSEKRNRDNAQNKRQRTLCSKQETEGIQTKKVCSKADVCVAVGRCVGDQNAAPADAGRTLSQVSRAQSDTPLRSVTARSQRDLESRAEAERVETGSNGASSATSEEKTNGLKVGKEKGRGNPEESIPRTQVDRRKTSPYFSTPSPPRRKAYRKWTPPRSPFNLVQETLFHDPWKLLIATIFLNKTSGKMAIPVLWEFLKKYPSPEIARTADWKEMSELLKPLGLYELRAKTIIKFSDEYLSKQWKYPIELHGIGKYGNDSYRIFCVNEWKEVQPQDHKLNVYHTWLWENRERLSID
- the MBD4 gene encoding methyl-CpG-binding domain protein 4 isoform X2 — its product is MRLRRAGGGSGGGARAHVGGGAAGRHVTETGSMAAATGGLPGRSRDGLAVEAAGSPDPSGGGTDAAAERCPAREGAAAGPCAAPGGWQKASRRRRSGRTAGRIDVYFVSPEGNKIRSKRALAEYFQKTGEATLKVEDFDFTAPHQQSTRSRAKRCSTSAAGTVLEGEEGHSRVRGCSAPSGEGDGIGNIQAGSEHLGGITSTLESDDLIARGVNAEDCLKTRKKGAGEKSARNKKTGKSSEKRNRDNAQNKRQRTLCSKQETEGIQTKKVCSKADVCVAVGRCVGDQNAAPADAGRTLSQVSRAQSDTPLRSVTARSQRDLESRAEAERVETGSNGASSATSEEKTNGLKVGKEKGRGNPGNQDLKYDTETDANVLQPCDMKSFTAVKVPPEESIPRTQVDRRKTSPYFSTPSPPRRKAYRKWTPPRSPFNLVQETLFHDPWKLLIATIFLNKTSGKMAIPVLWEFLKKYPSPEIARTADWKEMSELLKPLGLYELRAKTIIKFSDEYLSKQWKYPIELHGIGKYGNDSYRIFCVNEWKEVQPQDHKLNVYHTWLWENRERLSID
- the MBD4 gene encoding methyl-CpG-binding domain protein 4 isoform X6, producing the protein MRLRRAGGGSGGGARAHVGGGAAGRHVTETGSMAAATGGLPGRSRDGLAVEAAGSPDPSGGGTDAAAERCPAREGAAAGPCAAPGGWQKASRRRRSGRTAGRIDVYFVSPEGNKIRSKRALAEYFQKTGEATLKVEDFDFTAPHQQSTRSRAKRCSTSAAGTVLEGEEGHSRVRGCSAPSGEGDGIGNIQAGSEHLGGITSTLESDDLIARGVNAEDCLKTRKKGAGEKSARNKKTGKSSEKRNRDNAQNKRQRTLCSKQETEGIQTKKVCSKADVCVAVGRCVGDQNAAPADAGRTLSQVSRAQSDTPLRSVTARSQRDLESRAEAERVETGSNGASSATSEEKTNGLKVGKEKGRGNPAPSPPRRKAYRKWTPPRSPFNLVQETLFHDPWKLLIATIFLNKTSGKMAIPVLWEFLKKYPSPEIARTADWKEMSELLKPLGLYELRAKTIIKFSDEYLSKQWKYPIELHGIGKYGNDSYRIFCVNEWKEVQPQDHKLNVYHTWLWENRERLSID